The following DNA comes from Hippoglossus hippoglossus isolate fHipHip1 chromosome 12, fHipHip1.pri, whole genome shotgun sequence.
TCAGGGTAAAAGTAGTGGGGttcctgtgtttcctccagCTAGCCATCTCCTGCTGAAGAGAAGTAGTGACCTTTTTCTGGAGTTGTAGCTGATCGAGATCACAGAGCAAAAACTCTATCACGAGCTGAGGCATCCTGGGACCTTGTGGAGAGCTTGAGTATAGATTGTCTGAGTCCGTGTGGATTCCTGCAGCAGAGCCCTGTGAACTTGTACAGTTCTCTGTGTGCTCTGGTGTGATTGTCGAGTTCGAAAAGGTGAAGCACTGATACTTTGTGGCACAAGGTGAGCTGGAGGGCAGAAGTGGTGGAGACAGGTAGCTGATACAGTCATTCTGTGCTTTGGTCACCAGGGTGCTGTGAAGGACTGATTCTGGTTGGAGGCCACCAGTAAAGTTAGAGACACGCTGGGATTTTGAGAAGATCAGAGGTGCTCTGCTCTCACTTCTGAATCCACAAGCTTGGATCAAAGCCTTTCTCTGCTTGAGGGCACGATCTTGCTTGTATATAGGGCCAAACTTGTTTCTGCCACCTCGCATACGATCTGCACGAACAGCTGTTGagaaaagttgatttgtttagtgtaaatgtatgtattacattttatttgtaaagctcaTATTAATAAATCTGTCACAATTCTGTCCTCTGAACTCTTGTGAACATTGAAGGACTATTAAAAGGCGTATCTGTTGTCTCTGCTGTATggactttttacattttggacATTTaccttgttttccttttgtatGGATTAGAGGTCTGTATTTGGTTGTTTGCACTCTTAGTtctctgtttcatgttttattttaaaattagttttttgtttgtctcttctGCTTAACTTCttgtctctctcctgttttcCACTTTTGTTATTGACTGCacctgttttaatgtgtttcacctgtgttaaAATTATCCCTGCCTACCATGTTGTGTATTTCACACCTCTAGAGGCCTTCACTGCTATCCTCCCGCAATTAAACCATACTGAATGTAACCACCCCATATTCACAGTGACAGTAACCTTTATCGAGTGGAATAAAGTGATTTAACACGAGGCTCCCCATCTTTGAGATGCTGCATCACAGATAGACATCTCATAACCCAAATCAATGTCATTACCAAAGAAACAAGAACAAACTCACAACAACTAGTCACATCTACTCATAAGACCACCCTTTCTGTGCTATGGTTCTGAAACTAAGCGATAGTCACATGGATCTCGGCCAATCATTTCATTGCTTTTGCTATTTTTCTATAGATACACAAAGCTTAAAAAGAGCGGGCAAAACATACaaccaaatacaaaaatacaagaCCCCTTGTGGCGCTGGGCCCTCTTAGTAAAGATACATCAAAATCCATCTTACCAAAGCTGCTCATCATTTGAAGACAAAGTCCATTCACCTTTCTTACTTTTTAAAGAGTTCAATGACACAATTGTACAGTAAATCGGTGCGATTCAGTTTCAAAAGTCGAGCATGCCCAGTTTTATTTCttgaatatgttttaatgcGCTTTAGAGCTGAAAATGTCAACTTGACAGAGGCAGTAGATACTGGGATGTCATTCAAATTCTCCTGCATCGATCTTTCTGCTGAAGGAAAGTGAGAAGGTCAGCAGGGCTTTTTCCTTCAAAATCAGTCACGGTCATCACTTCTTTTTTAAGCCTGGGTCAAAGAGAGTTCCGTGGCTCTGAGTTAAGCTGGAGAAGGCCGCATCTGGGATTTCTTTTCCAGTACGTCTGAAACTGCTGAGGGACTTGAGAAGTAAGGAGGGATCACGAAAAATGTTGACAGGTAGGCCAGCTAGAAGGCCCCGGCGTGTCAAAAAATACACCCAACATGGCAAACTCGAAATCTGATTGGTCAAAGAACAATCTAATCCTGACAATCGCTAGGCCAAGCAGAGAAGGCCTTGCTGGCCCTGACAGCGCGCCTCTGCTGCCTCCCTTGTGACAAGCTTCCATGCTTGCATTTGGGTCCTCTCAGCCAAAACCCTGACTCCATCTACACCAGTCAATAGCCGAGCCAATATCTGCAACTGCACGTGTCCCCGGTGTCCAGTCAGCGGCCTGGCCAACACTTGTACCTGCACTTTCTGGACTCCAGCTGCCTCCTGTCCCCCACCTCAGCCCCCCCAAGAGGCCCAGCCATGCTCCCTGGCTTCACCAGTGTCTTCCGCCTCAGCCCTCTGTGTGGACtcgtcttcaccaccattgtcCTGCTCGACCATTGCAGAAACCCAGCTTTCACTTGTCCGCCGGGTCCCCTGTCCTCCTGAGGGCTCAGCTTATCTGCCTGGCCACTAAACCACCTTCTTGATCAACTCCAGACAGATGGGTGGAGCCATGTCCTATTTCCCACCCTTGTAATCCTATGCACCTGTCCAAATGTGTTTCATTCCTGTTCATTATTCCCGCCTCCATTGTGTAATATCTTTGTGTTGCCCTTTGTCTATGTCAGTTTTTGCATGTTTACCTaatgtttcagtttcatttgttaGTGTGCTGATTGCCTGCCACCATAATACCATaagactgttttgttttttcacaatAATTTCATGTTCACCAGCCAAGGTTCTGTGCCTGCATTTGGGTCCTTTCAGCCAAACCGTTGACagaatcacaatttgcctcaaaGGGCTTAACAATCTATAAGTCTGTCCTCAACCCTCGACTAGGggagaaaaacatcaacaaaacacaattttaacaGGGGCTAAACATGCAGAAACTGCTGGTAGAACCACAAGTGAGGGATCCTTCTCGtaggatggacagaagtgcaataggTGTCATGTGTAATGCCCAGGTTACACCGGCTGCCGAAACGGCTGCAAAACGGCTTGCTTTTAATTTCCTAACATAACCAACCTGCCAAGTAGAAGCAATGTGCTCACAGTGACACAAACTGTCTGCATCATCCTACGTTTCTTTGCTTGTGTTACTTATATTGATGTAGTGGGTGTGTTAGCAGCAGGATAACCAGACATAGTTTTATACTTTTGTCCTTcccttaaaataaaatgaagtattTATTTGGAATGAGggatagtttacagatttatCTTGTGACAGCTCCCATCCCTAcctcgcctctctctctctgaaactaGTGCACTGAGCCCTcatcaaaatacacattaaagggaaggataagtataaaaaaatgtctggttGGCTAAGTTGATCCCCACCACTAACACACCCGGGACACCCATGGCGCATGAAAAATAGGTCTAATAGGTTTTTACTGACGAGTAAATTCAAAGGTTTTCACCACAGTGTggcctcagagtcagtgcagacactgtgtgtcaaactaaagctcattataTAGACTACATCAAGTGATTAAGTTAAACGTTTCATTTCTTATCTAAGAGGCTTTTTCAGAACAGCTCGACAGGTCTTGTTAGTAACAGAtgacagatgaactgattcatATCTTGTggcctcgagttatttatctcgttccGACCAGTCTTTACGTCCCAAATGTTACCAGGGGGGCTCCGAatttttaccagctgttcttcctgcatttagttttttaggGGAGGCAACTTTGTCTTCAGCACTTACTATCACACATGGGCCCAAAAAGATACACAACTCCACCATGTTTTTCCACAACAATCAATTCATAGACTTCAAAGACCTTACACAAAATTATTCACAGAACACATATCACTAACTAAGAATTACTTTTTCTCATCTTCATATACTGTAATTATAATGATCACATCAGATGATAGCGGTTGGGTGTGTTGGCACGCTAGGCTGGCAGGGTGGGTGGGCGGTGGCTCCCTGCCTGTCCCTTCTGGTGGTATGGCACAGGGCTCTAGTGGTGGCATGGCGAGGATTGTGATTGGTGGGTTCTACCTCcctgtgttttatattcagagaaaaaacacaaccaaaaaaTGCACAAAACCTAAATTGTCTGAGTATGTCCCTCCTCAATGATGATACTCCCTCCCAAGGAGTCTGGGAGTGGTATATATAGCACTCTTGGTTGCCCAAGATCCAGGATGGATCCTGTTTGGGGAGTAAAATCACACTGCAcctctttcttgtctttcatGTCCAAAAGGGGAGGTAAGTTTTGTCCACAGCACCTATGCATGTTGTGAGTTGGTCAAAATTTTGATAGTGGCCAACATTGTTCCAGAAGGACattacaagaaaaacaaacaaaagccaTGGGACATGATGAACACCACCCATGGGTCCACCTACAAAGCTGGCCAGAATGCCTGGCAACAGGGGAGGCAACTTTGCCATGCCTGTTGCAACCACTTAATCTAGGCCAAGGGTCCAATGGCAATGGCAGTAAACAGTCCTGGGGCCTCATTGCGTACGTACAAAACAGGGCCTGAAACTTGCGTAACTCACTTCTCATGCTAAATTGGGATTTATAAGAACAAACTTGTCGGGAGAATGTGCGCACTTCCACGCTAACTCTGACCCATgtgtacaaacattttggagTCGGCGAAGGCGAggcagacgtgaggtggtgaactgaagcagattattgatccactacatcattaacattaaaaccaacagcgcTATCTGTGCTTGCACGACATGTTCTATAGGAACCTTCATTTGAAAAAGAGATAAAACTAGACTTTGGACCAGTTGTTAAGACTTTGAGTTCattaattcatgttttactttgaaattattgtttttgtttcacttgtACCCTATAATtcctttgtgtatttattctctgtGCTCCCCAGACTcctttgtcagtttgtctgttcacatcCCTGGTTTTGTTAGCACTGTTTCCGTTCTTCTGTTCTACTCTCTGTTATtgcctttgtttgtttatttggagATTCGGTCTTTATATTTGCCCACTGACCTGCTAATCTGCCTTCTGAAAAGTGTAAGACTACCTTTTTATTAAACTCTTCTTACATATAATCTGTTTTCTGCAATGTGGTGTCAAGACCCAATATTTTTAACACCTGAGGATGAGGCACATATATGTTTGTGCCTTCATCTGGAGCCTATTACATGAGAATCATTTTCTcgtaaatgtgaaatgttttaatagggttttttggggtagtttttccttactcttgttgagagtaaaagacagaggatgtcacacattgtaaagccctatgagacaaattgtgatttgtgaatatgagctatacaaataagatttgatttattgatttaagcCACAGTCAGATATTTGGAATATTAATGTGACTTTAAGAAACCCTATGTGTtacacgagcagtatggaggcatgttatgttttttctgttgttttattacgtgtgaagataggtcactaattacttccattgtattggatttggctgcaacactgtttaccccttaaactccagaagggttttgtggactcaaacacttcacccacccctccatcggcacagtggtgagtagatgatgagtgaatattcacttctgggtgaactatccctttaatgcacGATTTTCCAGATAACTGGAGTTCTGTTTCACCAAGCCTAACTGGAATAATAACATCTATGAAAAATGTCCTCCTTACCTTCCAGTCGCATGCCAACTTGAAGACACTTTTGAAATCTGCAGAATGGACACCGTTTCCTCTGAGTTTTATCAATGCTGCACGCCtggttttctgcacagatgtACGTCTTGTTGTTTTGGACCGTTCTTTTGAAAAAACCCTGCAAGTATTTATGAAAAAGAAGGATctctttcaacattttataaccttgacttttttttcatagAAACAATTTTCTTACTTTTGTCACATTCTATTTTTGTGTTAATATCTTTCATAAATTACGTTGAActtaaatcagttttttgttCACAGCAATATTTAAACTCATACATACAAAACATGAaaccaggtttttatttatttttctagtCATAGCACATCCTATACTAGGCTactttaaaagtaaatataggttcttcttgtttttcataCTGAGATGTGGGTACTGGTGTGGATCCAGCCCCCAACTAATTCCAATACAGCAAAAATTTGAgccaaaaggaaacaaatacttttttgtaGCATGTTAGTTATTCATGTTTaagattaaatatattaaaagacTGATGCAAATACAGTCAGACTTTGAAAAGCCAGAACCAAGCGGAAAAATCCTTGTAATAACAACTTGACAGGatagaaaaaatattaaataaaaaaataaaaaattggaCTGGAGCTTCTTAACTGAAATTCAGCGTGAAAGCAGATCTGTCTGAACTGCATAATGTCAGGTAGGATCGTTAGGTCTGGACTGATCCTCACTCTGTGTCGGCGATCATTTATGGTTacaaataatgaatgaattatcgGCTATTGAGCCTCGTGCGTAAATGCGCACAGAAACTCTCTTTGAAGACGTTGACACAGCTGCTTATGAAAGCAAaagatatttaataaatgttttactaCCAACAATAATTAAGTCAGTTCGGCCGAATCTATCATCCACTTAACGGCAAAAAGAGCAAACAATGCTCTCAATTAATTTTCTGAAATGATATATATTTAGGTTTTAAACGTAGAACTCAGCATATCCAGTTATTTTAACTTAAAACATTAACTTATAAACAACTTCTCCTAATTCAACATCCAATTGCgtcatgaaaaatataaactacCTTGCAGCTTTCGCAGGTCAGCAGACCGTAGTGGTATCCAGAAACTTTATCTCCACAGATTGGACAATGCTCCTCTAAATGGACAAAATGTCTAAATTCCATTCTGGAAAACTCTGAAAAGAATGCAACATTAGATTAGtgacaaaaatctaaataaacttTACAAGCATCCAGCAGATGAAATTAACTGTGAAAAGCAATAAGCATATTACCGCACCACCACACCGAAGAGATTGGGCTATCAACCACCTTAACTGAAGCGCTGAGTGTTGAGTGTGATCTGAGCAACAACATCAACCTTTGTAGGAGGGGCGCTCTCCATGGTGCTGGGGTCTGCCCTAAGGGTTGTACCACGAAGCAAGCTTCAGGGGTAACTTTGTGTTGTCAGGTGTAACTTCATGATTAACGATTGACCAGATAAGCTGCCATGGCCATTTACGTTGTCAACTTGAAACTGCTTCAGGCAGGATATGTTCATGGTTAACTTGATATAACTCTATATAAGCACCGCCCTATTTGCACACCATGGGAACATTTttggtcttgtttttttaaatttgggATGTTTTAAGGCATAAACCTCGCAAAAggtgtgtatttttgtgaaattttaaaatgtcatcctCTGTTCCTATAATGTGGCTATTTtaaacagtgtaaacacaaatgtcccCATTGAAACCcatgaaacagattttttgGATCCCACTGTCCTTAGAACAGGAAATGCAATGTAACCCATAAACCTTATATTTGCATCTGAAATAATGTGTTGTGTCGATAGACATCCGAGAATTAGGTagataaaactgtgtgtgtgtgtgtgtctgtttgttacaatttctctctctctctctctctctctctctctctctctctctctctctctctctctcattcactcttaAGGGCTACTATGAAGTAAAAACTTTGAAAGGTAATAGGAATGCAACTATATTGAGTGCATACTAACACATAAtaataaatttgtatttaaaccatGCTTTTCCATAAGATACGATGTTACCATCATGTgaacaaactgacatttaaagggctgaaaaactgaaaattattGAAGATTTGGTATTTCAgaaagaaattaatattttaattaattaattaatatatatcaTTTTCATAGCAGTTTTAAGGGGGGCATTTCTTTGACactatacaaaaacaaatgattcaAAAACATGATCATtaatttttgtattctttttataCAAAAACTGGGTTCCTAAAGGTGCTAAGAGGgaagtatttttaaatgtgacactACACAATAATATGAAGGCATAAAGCTCTTATtaatgctgctataggtctagaatgtctagggacacatgacacatgtagcttttcttttctcttctccctcatgATTTATGacattaatatctcatcaattCATGTTCTTCCCAGCAGTCCTTGTTCTTTATCGTTTGCATATCCAGTACCGTCGCTTCTGCCACACCATGGACCACGATGGTagatcgcgaatcagagatcagTGACCTCCAGAGAGTGTTAAATTTAGTCAATTTACTGTCTTAGGTACGATATGGGGGCAGCTGTGACTCATGATCCAAGGCTTCTCCAGTCTGCAGTTTGCcccctgacggctgtgtgtgatagaaaaagtgagGCATATAGGTTCGCTGTATGAAGGTGtatgtgaatgagtgaatgtagCTTGTACTGAAAAGCGGTTTAAGTGGTTAATAAGATTAGAAaaatgctatataaatgcagtttaTTTACCATTTATCAATAATATTGTAGTGTTAAAAGATGTCAGTTATAATTTCAATTAGACTATAGCAAAGAGCTCAAGTTGCTTGATTTTCAAGGTGAAATTACAgtctgaattattttaatacaatctgaatttttttgtattggttcacttcacaataaataaataaataaataaataaataaaacgatTGTTTTTGCGTTCACTTCCTACCTGAAGTCTGGAAGCCATTTCACCAAATGTGGAGTTTTCTCTCTTGAGGAAAATACTTTATCTGTGCTCATTGAATACACCAGCCATGATCGTTCTTCTCACCATCTTaagtgccaaatcacaacatacattatctcaaggaaCCTTACATAGTAAGGTCTCAGTCTTgtaaaattatagagaaacccaacagcaCAGGCATCAGTGGAGAGAACAAAAGATGAAACCTCAAGCAAAACCAGACTCAATATGGGCAGCCATCTGCCTTGACTGGTTGGGGtaagcaggagagagagcgcACAAACTATGAGAGGGAAAAAACTAAGTTAGTGGTATGTACTAAAATAAATGGGgcgacacagagagagggagactcagTGTATGAGGGGAGTTCCTCCAGCAGTGTAGGCTTGGAGCAACTATGCCTAGACTAAGGGATGATTCAAAACACACTTGAGCCAGCTCTAACTATATGTTTTATCGAAAAGGGAGTGGTAGCTGGtcccattctactcttacagactctaggaaCAACAAGTGAGCTTGTATTAAGGGATAAGTGATATTGGGATAATACAGTGCTATGAGCACTTAAATATATAATGGGGCATGATTATTATTagcaataaaaatatattgcgGAAAGTAAACCAAATACACATTTGGCAtcttatatattattttccaaAATGGTTGCGTgcatgaaaaggaaaaaaaggaatattGGGCAGAAGAAGCAAGTTTGCAACAGTTAAGAGAAGGACAAAGGGAGAAGGGAAGGGGAgtaaaacatttagttttttctgtaaaagaCCAAAAGTTCAGTTATGGGGTAGGAGGTTGTAAGTGTAAGATGTGTAACCTTCTTGATGGGTCTAAAAGTGTACAAACAAGTTTGATTTTGGCTTATAGTGCCATTTGCTAACAGATGTGTCCAGATGCCATATATGAGTGAAAGATTCTAGCATTCAAAAACTGAAGGATCAGATTAACATTTTTACAAGGATTTTATCAACATGTCAACAATGTTCAAATTTAAGTGTTTTCTAAGACAGATGCAGTTATTTTTTGATTTCTATGAATTCCAAGGGAATATTTAACCAGTGATAGATTTTTATGGTTtgttttgtgagtttttgtGGTGTAGTTATAAGTTTATAGGTTTGTGAAGGTCTTGTTGTCGGCTGCCAGCCATGAGGTAGGTGTTGACTCACTGCTGGTAACAGGTACAGGAGGACATATGCTTATATGCTTCAGTTACAAGAgtgctgttgttttaaatgtgctatataaataaattgacttgacttgacttgcAATGGTGTAATTTGTCCACCAGAGAGCACTGTGACAACACGCTTAAACCCTGTAAGATCAAAACACAAAtgcttaaaataaatgttgaatacTTCCTGTATCTTTTGTTGTTtgagtcaaaataaaagagtaTTGGTAAGTGGATAAATCAGATGAATGAATAACTTCACTGAAATCAGTCAATGTGGCAGACTTGTTGACAGGTTATTTTAACTCTAAAAAATGTAAGTTTAATCCAATACCTACTATActattgttttcatgtaaaaaggAAAACTATTTATCAgctaaataataaacaaaaacgtatatattttgttttgttccacacaacttaaatacatttgtctTCATGTCATGATGGAGTGAAAGCCTGGAGAATGCCATTGAGATCATTTTTAGGTCAGCAATGACTAACTAACTATAGTAACTAGatggaaaacatgtttataaGTGACCTCTTTGAGAAGAAATCTTAGTGTTGCAGAAAATATatgtcaagaaaactagaaaggaagtggcgctccaacaaccgtgttgaaaatctcctagcctggaagaatagtgttaaagcatacaagaaggccctccacaaagcaagagctgcctactactccacattaatagaagaaaataaaaacaaccccaggtttctcttcagcactgtagccaggctgacagagagtcacacctccaccgaacccagtattcctcgatccctaaatagcaatatctaTATGACCTTcgttaatgataaaattctaactattagaaataaaatcaaccatctcctgccctcagttgacactaatacaccatcaagaacagaaatctcagaaactgctgagaatcttattgattatttagacagcttctctctgatcacccttgatcagctgaacaaaataatctcatgttctaaaccaacaacttgtatcttagatcccatccCTAccaaattacttaaagaaattctgcccctcATTAATAGTACGTTACTGAGCACAATCAAtctctcattatcatcaggatatgtaccacagtcctttaaactagctgtaatcaaaccccttctgAAAAAATCCAcctggacccggaggttttagccaactacagaccgatatccaacctcccctgtctgtctaaaatccttgaaaaagttgtagccaatcagctgtgtgagtttctccaggaaagtaatgtatatgaagactttcagtcggggtttagagccaatcacagcacagagacagccttggcaaaagtcactaatgaccttctaatagcttcagatcagggatttgtgtctgtcctcgttctgttagatcttagtgcagcattcaacactattgaccatcacattttattacagagactagaacaattagcattaaaggaaccgccctaaactggtttaaatcctatttttcagatcgattccaattcgtgcaaattaatgatgagtcatctgtgcgcaccaaagttaaccacggtgttccacagggctctgtgctcggcccaattttattctcattatcagaatcagaatcagaatcagaaagtatttattgccaagtaggtttacacctacctggaat
Coding sequences within:
- the nr5a1b gene encoding steroidogenic factor 1b isoform X1 — translated: MEFRHFVHLEEHCPICGDKVSGYHYGLLTCESCKGFFKRTVQNNKTYICAENQACSIDKTQRKRCPFCRFQKCLQVGMRLEAVRADRMRGGRNKFGPIYKQDRALKQRKALIQACGFRSESRAPLIFSKSQRVSNFTGGLQPESVLHSTLVTKAQNDCISYLSPPLLPSSSPCATKYQCFTFSNSTITPEHTENCTSSQGSAAGIHTDSDNLYSSSPQGPRMPQLVIEFLLCDLDQLQLQKKVTTSLQQEMASWRKHRNPTTFTLMCLMADQMVVCIVEWARTSIFFKHLKVCDQMKLLHNCWSELLILDIISGHVLYNREGSLLLVTGLEVQLSDIASPTLANLLQSGQELIEKLHTLKVDRQEFACIKFLILFNPDVKELEEHQLIESVQEQAEGALLEYTLCTSSQHLGRFTNLLLCLSELRALSILAEDYLYCRHLIGEVPCNNLLTEMLRVRHSLA